The Blattabacterium cuenoti sequence CATAATTTTTAGAAAACTATTGATGGCTATACATTTACCCGATAGTATGATATTTTCTATATCATATACAATCCCCTTCATTTTTTTATTTATTTTTATTTCTCATCAAGCTCAAAAAAAAAATCTAATCATAGAATTATCATTTAAAATTTCTCCATGGTATATTTATCTTGTTCTTTTTTGTATGATGCTTTGTATGATTATACTTAACGATTACGTGACTTCTTTCGTTCCAAAAGAGGGTCCATTGTTAGGAAATATGTATAAAGAAATTGAGGATTTTTTAAAAGAAGAAGCTAAAAATCCAATTCCATTTTTTTCCACTACAGTCTTGTTAGCTCCTATATGTGAAGAAGTTCTTTTTAGAGGAATTATTCTAAATGGAATGTTAAAAAATAAAATACATCCAATTAAAGCCATCCTATTTTCTTCTTTTTTATTTGGAATCACTCA is a genomic window containing:
- a CDS encoding CPBP family intramembrane glutamic endopeptidase translates to MIFSISYTIPFIFLFIFISHQAQKKNLIIELSFKISPWYIYLVLFCMMLCMIILNDYVTSFVPKEGPLLGNMYKEIEDFLKEEAKNPIPFFSTTVLLAPICEEVLFRGIILNGMLKNKIHPIKAILFSSFLFGITHMNPWQFLGGIIIGSFIGFIYFTTSSIIDCILLHVFNNAFAIFTMFFFMKNEEFISKQINFNLWLILIISFTIIMGCVFLFKKRRKE